In the Campylobacter lari genome, GTGGAGCATAGCGGGTTTGAACCGCTGACCCCAACGCTGCCAGCGTTGTGCTCTCCCAGCTGAGCTAATGCCCCTTTAGATTTTGAAATCATACTATATCTTTTCTTAGATTTTCTTAATGCATAAAAAATCTTGTAAAATTTGTAAAATTTAATTTTTATCCTTTTAAAAAGGAAAATAATTAAAAAAAATATATAAATTTCTTGACATAGCAAAGGCTCTTTTTATATAATCTCAACATCATTTTATATGGTGGTTAGATTCTTATGGGTCTAACGAGTTCTTTACAAAGGAAAAAATATGGAAAGAATCAGGCTTAAGCTAAAAGCTTATGACCACAGAGTTCTAGATCGCACAGTTGCAGCAATTGTAGAAGCTGTTAAAAGAACAGGTGCTGACATCAGAGGTCCAGTGCCAATGCCTACAAAAATCAAAAGATACACAGTTTTGAAATCTCCACACATCAACAAAGATTCACGCGAACAATTTGAGATGAGAATTCATGCTCGTATGCTTGATATTGTAGCAGCTACTCCAGATACAGTAGATTCACTCACTAAGCTTGACTTGGCTCCAGAGGTCAATGTTGAAGTAAGAGCTATGGGTAAATAAGGATAGAATATGGAATACATTGTAGAAAAAATTGGTATGAGTAGAACAATCAGCACGCCAAGCATTCCTGTAACCTTACTTAAACTTGTTCAAACTAAAGTATGTGAAGTAGAAAATGGAAAAGCTTTGGTTGCTTATGTAAAAGGCAAAGCAAATAATAAATGCATTGCAGGTCAGCAAAAAAAATACAATCTTTCAGCTGAATATAATAGATTTGCTTCTTTAGAAGTAGCAAACACAGAAGCAGGCGATATTGATCTTAATCCTTTAAAAGAAGCTTCTATTTTAAAAGTAAGCTTTAATTCTAAAGGTAGAGGTTATAGTGGGGTTGTTAAAAGACATGGATTTGCCGGAGGTCCTGCAAGTCACGGTTCAAGATTCCACAGACGTCACGGTTCAATCGGTAACCGCGAATGGCCAGGTCGTGTTCAACCAGGTATGAAAATGGCAGGTCATTATGGTAATGTAAAAGTTACTGTTAAAAATGAAGTAGTTTCATTTGATGAAGAAAATGGCATCTTAGTAGTAAAAGGTGCGGTACCAGGATTTAATGGTGCTATGGGTAAAATAAGGATTGCAAAATGAGTAAAGTAACTGTTTTAAATGATAAATTTGAAAAAGCTAGTGAACTCGATCTTCCAGCAAAATATGCAGAAGTTAATCCTCACAACCTTTATTTATATGTAAAATCTTATCTTGCTAGCCTTAGAGCAAACACAGCTCATACTAAAGGTAGAAGCGATGTAAGCGGTGGTGGTAAAAAACCATGGAGACAAAAAGGTCGTGGTGGTGCAAGAGCAGGTTCAACAAGAACGAATGTTTGGGTTGGTGGTGCTGTAGCATTTGGTCCTACAAACAATCGTAACTATTTCCAAAAAGTTAATAAAAAACAAAAACGCTTAGCGCTTGAAAGAGCATTGGCTGATAAAGCACAAAACAATGCATTATTCTCAGTAGATAGTTTAAGCATTGAAAGCGGTAAAACAAAAGATGCAAATGCAGTTATTAAAAAGCTTGGTTTAAAAGATGCTTTAATTGTAAAAGATTTACTAGATGAAAAAACACTTCTTGCTTTTAGAAACTTAGCAAATTGCTATGTAGTTGATATTAGCGAAGTAAATGCTTATTTAGTATCTGTATTTAATGCTGTTATCATTGAAAAAGCAGCGCTTGAATCTATCGTAAAAGAGGGTTAAAATGGCAGATATTACTGATATAAAAACAATACTTTACACTGAAAAAAGCTTAAACCTTCAAGAGCAAGGTGTTGTAGTTATTCAAACTTCTCCAAAAATGACTAAAAATGGTCTAAAAGAAGTTTTAAGAGAATATTTTGGTGTAACTCCAGTAAGAATTAATTCTTTAAAAATGGATGGAAAAGTAAAGCGTTTTAGAGGTCGTGAAGGTCAAAGAAATAGCTTTAAAAAATTCTATGTTAAGCTACCAGAAGGTGTGAGCTTAGAAAGTTCGGAGGCATAAGATGGCAATTAAAACTTATAAACCATATACTCCAAGTAGAAGATACATCACAGGTGTAAGCTCTGATGATATCACAGCGAAAGCTAGTGTGCGTTCATTACTTGTAAAACTTCCAGCTCATGCAGGTCGTAACAATAATGGTAGAATCACAAGCCGTCATAAAGAAGCAGGTGCTAAAAAACTTTACAGAATTATAGATTTTAAAAGAAGAAAATTTGGTATTGAAGGTAAAGTTGAAGCAATCGAGTACGATCCATACAGAAATTGTCGTATTGCATTAATCTCTTATAGAGATGGTGAAAAAAGATACATCTTACAACCAAAAGGTTTAAGTGTTGGTGATGTTGTTTGTGCTGCTGAAAGCGGACTTGACATTAAACCAGGTAATGCAATGAAATTAAGAAACATCCCAGTGGGTACTATCGTACACAATATTGAGTTAAAGCCAGGTAAAGGCGGTCAAATGATCCGTTCAGCAGGTGCTTATGCTCAATTAATGGGTAAAGAAGAAAAATACGTTATCTTAAGACTTGCAAGTGGTGAAATGAGACAAGTTTTAGCTGAATGTATGGCAAGTATCGGTGAAGTTGGCAATGAAGAATGGTCAAACGTGACTATCGGTAAAGCAGGTAGAAATCGCCATAGAGGTATTCGTCCTCAAACAAGAGGTTCTGCGATGAACCCAGTTGATCACCCGCACGGTGGGGGTGAAGGTAAGAAAAATTCAGGCCGTCATCCAGTTACTCCATGGGGTAAACCAACTAAAGGTGCTAAAACTCGCCGTAAAAAAGCTAGCGATAAGCTAATAATTTCAAGAAGAAAAGGAAAGTAAGATGGCTAGGTCACTAAAAAAAGGTCCTTTTGTTGATGACCATGTAATGAAAAAAGTCATCGCTGCTAAAAAAGCTAACGATGGTAAGCCAATTAAAACTTGGTCAAGACGCAGCACTATTATACCTGATATGATAGGTTTAACTTTTAATGTTCATAATGGAAAAAGCTTTATCCCAGTATATGTTACTGAAAATCATATCGGTTACAAATTAGGTGAATTTGCACCTACTAGAACATTCAAGGGTCACAAAGGCTCTGTTCAGAAAAAAATAGGTAAGTAAGGGAGATTTATGAGTAGAGCGTTAATTAAATTCATAAGATTATCTCCAACTAAAGCGAGATTGATTGCTAGAGAAGTTCAAGGTATGAATGCAGAGCTTGCATTAGCTAGTTTGAAATTTATGCCAAATAAAGGTGCTAAATTTATAGCAAATGCTATTTCAAGTGCTGTAGCAAATGGCGGATTTGAAGCAAATGAAGTTGTTGTTTCAAGTTGTCGTGTTGATGCTGGTGCGGTTTTAAAAAGATTTAGACCAAGAGCTAGAGGAAGTGCTAGTCGTATTAGAAAGCCAACTTCACACATTTTGGTAGAAGTTAGTAAAGTAGAAGCAAATGCTGAAAAAACTACAAAAGCTAAAAAAGCATCAGTGAAAAAGGAAAGCTAATATGGGACAAAAAGTAAATCCGATTGGTTTAAGACTAGGAATTAATAGAAATTGGGAATCAAGATGGTTTCCTACAAAAGCTAATTTAGCAGAAAATATTGGTGAAGATTATAAAATCAGAACTTTCTTAAAAAGAAAACTTTATTATGCAGGAATTAGCCAAATTCTTGTAGAAAGAACAGCGAAAAAATTAAGAGTAACTGTTGTAGCTGCAAGACCAGGGATTATTATTGGTAAAAAAGGTAGTGATGTTGATATTTTAAGAAAAGAACTTCAAGATTTAATCAAAAAAGAAGTTAATATCAATATCAAAGAAGAAAGAAAAGCAGGTGCTTCAGCTCAGCTTGCAGCTGAAAGTGTTGCTACTCAACTTGAAAAAAGAATTGCTTTTAGAAGAGCAATGAAAAAAGTAATTCAAGGAGCGCAAAAAGCAGGTGCTAAAGGGATTAAAGTTTCAGTTTCAGGCCGTTTAGGTGGTGCTGAAATGGCAAGAACTGAATGGTACTTAGAAGGTCGTGTTCCACTTCATACTTTAAGAGCAAAAATCGATTATGGTTTTGCAGAAGCACATACTACTTATGGAAACATAGGTATTAAAGTATGGATCTTCAAAGGTGAAGTTTTACAAAAGGGTGTTCAACCTGAAAAAACCGAAGAAAACGCTCCAGCTAAAAAAACTAGAAGAGCAAGAAGAGGTAAATAATCATGTTAATGCCAAAAAGAACAAAATATCGTAAAATGATGAAAGGGCGTAACAGAGGTTATGCCAACAGAGGGACTGAATTTACTTTTGGTGATTTTGCCCTAAAAGCAACTGAAGCTGGCCGTATCAATTCACGTCAAATCGAAGCAGCTCGTATTGCTTTAACTCGTTTTGTAAAAAGACAAGGTAAAACTTGGATTAGAGTTTTCCCAGATAAACCTCTAACTAAAAAACCTTTAGAAACTCGTATGGGTAAAGGTAAAGGTGCAGTTGAGGAATGGGTAATGAACATTAAACCAGGTCGTATCATTTATGAAATGGCAGGGGTTAATGAAGAAATGGCAAGACAAGCTTTAACTTTAGCGATGCACAAATTGCCATTTAAAACTAAGTTTGTTACAAGAGAGAGCCAAAATGAAATATACTGAGATTAAAGATAAAACAGCAGGTGAGCTTGCAACAATGCTAAAAGAAAAAAAGGTGCTTTTATTTACTTTAAGACAAAAGCTAAAAACAATGCAGCTAACTAATCCTAAAGAGATTAGCGAAGTTAAAAAAGACATCGCTAGAATCAATACTGCAATTAGCGCTTTAAAATAAGGATAGAAAATGGCATTTAAAAGAGAAATTCAAGGCGTTGTTGTTCAAATTGCTGGAGATAAAACAGCAACAATTTTGGTTGAAAGAAAAGTGGTTCACCCAAAATACAGAAAAATCGTAAAACGCTTTAAAAAATATTTAATTCATGATGAAAGAAATGAGCTTAAAGTGGGAAATACTGTAGTTGCTATTGAATGTAGACCACTTTCTAAGAGAAAATCATTTCGCTTAAAAACTATAGTATCAGCAGGAGTTGAGTAATGATTCAAAGTTTTACTAGGCTTGCAGTTGCTGATAATAGCGGTGCAAAAGAATTAATGTGTATTAAGGTTTTAGGTGGTAGTAAAAGAAGATACGCTACTGTTGGTGATGTAATCGTTGCATCTGTAAAAAAAGCTCTACCAAATGGTAAAGTTAAAAAAGGTCAAGTAGTAAAAGCAGTTATCGTTAGAACTAAAAAAGAAATTCATAGAGATAATGGTTCTTTAATTCGTTTTGATGAAAATGCGGCAGTTATTCTTGATGCTAAAAGAGAGCCTATCGGAACGCGTATTTTTGGACCAGTAGGTCGTGAAGTAAGATATGGTGGCTTTATGAAAATTGTTTCACTAGCACCGGAGGTGTTGTAATGAAATTAAAAATTAAAAAGAATGATATGGTAAAAGTTATCGCAGGCGATGACAAAGGTAAAACAGGTAAAGTTTTAGCAGTATTTCCTAAAACAAATAAAGTAATTGTTGAGGGTTGTAAAATCGCTAAAAAAGCTGTTAAGCCAAGTGATAAAAATCCAAACGGCGGTTTTATCAATAAAGAAATGCCAATGGATATTTCAAATGTAGCAAAGGCAGGAGAATAAGATGATGAGATTGAAAGAAAAATATGATCAAAATATCAAACCTGCTTTAGTAAAAGAATTTGATATCAAAAATCCTATGCTTATTCCTTTTATTGAAAAAGTTGTAATCAGTGTAGGTGCTGGGGAATTAGCAAAAGATCAAAAAGTATTACAAAATGTTGCAGATACTATTTCATTGATCGCTGGACAAAAAGCAGTTATCACAAAAGCTAAAAAATCAGTTGCTGGTTTTAAAGTGAGAGAAGGCTTCCCAGTAGGTGTAATGGTAACATTAAGAAAAGACAATATGTATGCTTTCTTAGATAAGCTTATTACTATAGCTCTTCCTCGTGTTAAAGACTTTAGAGGTCTTCCAAGAGATGGTTTTGATGGAAGAGGAAACTATAACTTTGGTTTAGATGAGCAGTTAATGTTCCCAGAAGTTGAATATGATAAAATCTTAAGAACTCATGGTATGAACATTTCTATCGTTACAACAGCAAAATCAGATAAAGAGGCACAAAAATTATTAGAATTATTTGGTGTGCCATTTGCAAAAGGAAAGTAATATGGCTAAAAAATCAATGATTGCAAAAGCTGCCCGCAAACCTAAATTTAGCGTTAGAGGGTATACTAGATGCCAAATTTGTGGAAGACCACATTCAGTTTATAGAGATTTTGGAATTTGTAGAGTTTGCTTAAGAAAAATGGCAAATGAAGGTTTAATTCCTGGTCTTAAAAAAGCAAGTTGGTAAGAGGAAAGAACCATGATAAATGATTTAATTTCAGATTCACTAACAAGAATTAGAAATGCAGGGATGAGAAGATTAGAAACCACTCAACTTTTGCATTCTAAAGTTATCGAAGCTTTACTTGGAATTTTCCAAGCTAAAGGCTATATTGAAAGCTTTAATGTTATTGAAGAGGATAAAAAGAAATTCATCAATGTAGTTTTAAAATACGATGAAAAAGGCAAAAGCGTAATTAACGAAGTTAAGCGCATTTCTAAACCTGGTCGTCGTGTTTATAAAGGCAAAGATGAGATCAAAAGATTTAAAAACGGTTATGGTACTATTGTAGTAAGCACTTCAAAAGGTGTTTTAGCTAACGACGAAGCTTATAAAGCAGGCGTTGGCGGCGAAGTTTTATGTACTATTTGGTAAGAGTTTCTACTTTTTATGGTATTCGGTATCCATTCTTATAAAGTAGTCATATCGTAGACAAGTAAAAAGGAAAAATGAATGTCTCGTATAGGTAAACAACCAGTTGCTATTCCAAGTGGAGTAGAAGTAAAATTAGAAGGTAACTTGCTAAAATTCAAAAAAGGAAATTTAGCAAAAGAGCTTGATACAAAAGCAAATGTTAATGTTGAGATTAAAGAAGGACAAATTCTTTTCTCTCCTAAAGGTGAAGATAGACAAAGTAGAGCTTATTGGGGAACTTATAGAGCTTTAGCTCAAAACATCATCATCGGTTTAACTGATGGTTTTAGCAAAACTTTAGAAATCAACGGTGTTGGTTATAAAGCTGCGTTAAAAGGTAAAGTTCTTGAACTTGCTTTAGGTTTTTCTCATCCTATCAACTATGCTATTCCAGAAGGCATAGAAATTACTGTTGATAAAAACAATGTTATTATCAAAGGTAGTGATAAACAAGTGGTAGGTCAAGTTGCTGCTCAAATTCGTGAATTTAGACCACCTGAGCCTTACAAAGGAAAAGGTGTTAAATATTCAGATGAGCGTATTATCCGCAAAGCTGGTAAGACATCTAAGAAGTAAGGATAGAATATGAGAGCAAATGTATTAAAAAGAAAAATATCTTTAAGAATTAAAAGAAAAAAAAGAATTAGAGCAAAAATTTCAGGAACACAAGCTCTTCCAAGAGTTTCTGTTTTCAAATCAAACAGAACTTTATATATCCAAGCTATCGATGATGTTAAAGCAGTAACTTTAGCAGCAGTAGATGGAAGAAAAATTGGTGTTAAAGCAAATAAAGAAGGTGCTAAAAAAATAGCAGCTGAATTTGCAAAAGTTTTAAAAGCTAAAAACATAGAAGAAGCAGTGTTTGATAGAAATGGTTATTTATACCATGGTGTGATTGCAGCATTAGCTGAGGCACTAAGAGAAAACGGAATCAAACTATAACCCAAAAGGAAGATCGATGGAAAAATATAATAGAGAAGAATTTGAAGAAGTAATCGTCGATATCGGCAGGGTTACTAAGGTTGTTAAAGGTGGTAGAAGATTTAGATTTACTGCTTTAGTTATCGTTGGAAATAGAAAAGGTTTAGTTGGTGTGGGCTATGGAAAAGCTAAAGAAGTTCCAGATGCTATCAGAAAAGCAGTTGATGATGCTTTTAAAAACATTGTTGAAGTTAAAACAAAAGGTTCAACTATCCCTCATGATGTAGAAGTAAAATACAACGCAAGTAGAATTTTACTTAAACCAGCAAGCGAAGGTACAGGGGTTATTGCAGGTGGTTCAACACGTCCTATCGTGGAACTTGCAGGTATTAAAGACATTTTAACTAAGTCTTTAGGTTCAAATAATTCAGCAAATGTTGTGCGTGCTACTATCAAAGCACTTACAATGCTTAAAGGATAATCAATGAATTTAACAAAAGCACCAGGTTCAACACATAAAACCAAAAGAATAGGCCGTGGTCAAGGTAGTGGTATGGGTAAAACTTCTACTAAAGGTGGAAAAGGCCAAACTGCTAGAAAAGGTTATAACGAAAAAAGAGGTTTTGAAGGGGGTCAACAACCACTTCAAAGACGCTTACCAAAAGTAGGCTTTACTTCTAAATTTGAAAAACCTTATGTGATTAATGTTGAAAAAATCACAGCAATCAAAGAGCTTAGCGAAATTACATTCGAAACAATCAATAGCATTCATAAGCTTTCAAAAAATGTAAATAAAGTTAAGCTTATTGGGGCAAGCGCTAAAGATCTTGCTAGTAAAATTAAAGACGAGAAGATTACTTTTAGCGGACAAAAATAATGAATAAAACATTGACAAATAAAATTCTCATAACATTAGCTTTTTTATTCGCTTATAGAATATTAGCTTATGTTCCAGTTCCGGGGGTTAATGTCAGTGTTATCAAGGAATTTTTTGATTCTAATGCATCTAATGCATTAGGCTTGTTTAATATGTTTAGTGGGGGTGCTGCTGAAAGACTTAGCATCATCTCTCTAGGCATTATGCCTTATATTACTGCTTCGATTATTATGGAGCTTTTAGCGGCAACTTTTCCTAACATAGGAAAAATGAAAAAAGAACGCGATGGTATGCAAAAATATATGCAAATTATCCGTTATGCTACTATAGCTATCACTTTGATACAAAGTATAGGCGTTTCTATAGGCTTACAAAGTCTTCATGGAAAAGCAGGTCAATCAGCTATTATGATTGATATGAATACTTTTATCGCACTTTCTGCTGTTTCTATGCTTGCAGGTACCATGCTTTTGATGTGGATAGGTGAGCAAATCACTCAACGTGGTATAGGAAATGGTATTTCTTTAATCATCTTTGGTGGTATTGTTTCTACAATTCCAGGTGCAATTAGTGGAACAGTAAATTTGGTAAATACAGGTGAGATGAATTTCTTGACTATCATTGCCATTTTAGTTGTAATTTTACTTACTATTTGGGCTATTATAGTAGTAGAGCTTGGAGAAAGAAGAATTCCTATTTCTTACTCAAGAAAAGTAATCATGCAAAATCAAAACAAACGCATTATGAACTATATACCTATTAAGATCAACTTAAGTGGTGTTATTCCTCCTATTTTTGCAAGCGCGATTTTGATGTTTCCAAGTACTATTTTGCAAACAAGTACAAATGAATATGTGTTAAAAATTTATGACTTTTTAAATCCAAACGGATTTTTCTTTCATTTTTTAACATTCTTACTTGTTATTTTCTTTGCGTATTTTTATGCATCAATTGTATTTAATGCAAAAGATATAGCTGAAAATCTTAAAAGACAAGGCGGTTTCATACCAGGTATTAGACCAGGTGAAGGAACTGCAAATTATCTTAATGAAGTAGCATCTAGACTTACATTATCAGGTTCTATTTATTTAGGACTTGTAGCTACGTTACCATGGCTTATTGTGAAGTTGTTTGGTGTACCTTTTTATTTTGGTGGGACTTCTGTTTTGATTGTAGTTCAAGTAGCGCTTGATACGATGAGGAAAATTGAAGCTCAAATTTATATGAATAAATACCAAACTTTAAGTGCAGTAGGCTTATAAGAAAGTAGATTTTCTACTTTCTTCTCTTTTAAGGATTTTGATGAGACTAGGCGTTTTTGATAGTGGTGTAGGTGGGCTTAGTGTTTTAAAATCTTTACTCCAAGCAAAACTTTTTAAAGAATATATCTACTATGGGGATACTGCAAGAGTGCCTTATGGGGTTAAAGATAAAGAAACCATCATTAAATTTTCCCTAGAAGCTTTAGAATTTTTCAAAGAAAAAAAAGTCGATATGCTTATTATTGCATGCAATACTGTTAGTGCGCATGCTTTAGAAATTCTAAAAGCAAATGCACCATTTCCAGTTCTTGGGGTTATAGAAGCAGGGGTTTTAGCGGTTAAAAACTCTTTAGAAGATAAAAACTCCAATATATTAGTCATTGCAACACAAGCTACTGTGGATTCTCACGCTTATAAGCAAGCTTTAATTAAAGAAGGTTTTTTAAAAGTGGAAGAAAAAGCAACTGGGCTTTTTGTACCTATGGTAGAAGAAGGGATTTTTCAAGGAGATTTTTTAAAGGCTGCTTTTGAGTATTATTTTAATAAACTCAAATTTCATCCTAATGCTCTGATTTTAGCATGTACGCATTTTCCTTTGATCGCTCATTCTTTGGAAGAGTATTTTGGTAAAAATACAAAACTTATTCATTCGGGTGAAGCTATAGCTTTGCAATTACAGCAAGAATTTAACTTAACATCAATTCATGAAGAAGCTAATATCGAATTTTACGCTTCAAGTGATGTAGAAAAACTAAAAAAAATTGCAAATTTATGGCTTTAAGTTAATAGCTATTTACTAAAGTATTTTTTATATTAATAATTTATTTTTATTTAAACATAGTTGCATTATAATCTTTATCATTTCTGATGAAAGGACTAACATGAAAAAAATGTTAATGTGTGCAGCTATGGCACTAAGTTTAGGAGCAGGAATTTTGGAAGCAAAACCAAAAGTTGCAATTTTAGCTACAGGTGGAACTATTGCTGGTTCGATTGATAGTTCAGTAGCCACTACAGGTTATACAGCCGGAGTTTTGGGGGTTGATACTTTAATTAAAGCAGTGCCTCAAATTCAAGATTTAGCAGTAATTAGTGGAGATCAAATTGCTAATATTGATAGCAAGGATATGACAAATGAAATTTGGTTAAAACTTGCTAAAGAAGTTAATAGACTTTTAAAATCTGATGTAGATGGAGTTGTAATTACACATGGCACTGATACTATGGAAGAAACTGCATATTTCCTAAATTTAACTGTAAAAAGCGACAAACCTGTTGTTTTAGTTGGTGCAATGCGCCCATCAACTGCAATTAGTGCAGATGGTCCTAAAAATCTTTATAATGCTGTGGCTTTAGCGGCTAACCCTGAAGCAAAAAACAAAGGTGTAATGGT is a window encoding:
- the murI gene encoding glutamate racemase; the encoded protein is MRLGVFDSGVGGLSVLKSLLQAKLFKEYIYYGDTARVPYGVKDKETIIKFSLEALEFFKEKKVDMLIIACNTVSAHALEILKANAPFPVLGVIEAGVLAVKNSLEDKNSNILVIATQATVDSHAYKQALIKEGFLKVEEKATGLFVPMVEEGIFQGDFLKAAFEYYFNKLKFHPNALILACTHFPLIAHSLEEYFGKNTKLIHSGEAIALQLQQEFNLTSIHEEANIEFYASSDVEKLKKIANLWL